The following are encoded in a window of Psychrobacter sp. P11F6 genomic DNA:
- the lptC gene encoding LPS export ABC transporter periplasmic protein LptC, whose protein sequence is MNTRVLIVLALIIAGIAGWFFQQQGEIAPPVSMEATDVDYEATDIKAVQTNEKGETEYELTAKTLTHNPETNLDEMSGITMNWEPSAEQRYRIEAGSAAISQQTGELSLSGGFSLVSEGNKDAPDIEPIKVTGSILKGNTKSGQVYSDAPVKIEQGMNRFEASSMTANLETGEYEFGQVAVAFTPAERQDKALF, encoded by the coding sequence GTGAATACTCGTGTTTTAATAGTTCTTGCCTTGATTATTGCTGGTATTGCAGGTTGGTTTTTTCAACAGCAAGGAGAGATAGCGCCGCCAGTTAGCATGGAAGCGACCGATGTTGATTATGAAGCAACAGATATCAAAGCGGTACAAACTAATGAGAAAGGCGAAACTGAGTATGAGCTGACTGCCAAAACATTGACGCACAATCCAGAGACCAATTTAGACGAGATGTCAGGCATCACTATGAATTGGGAGCCATCGGCAGAGCAGCGTTATCGTATTGAAGCGGGTAGTGCTGCTATCAGTCAGCAGACGGGTGAACTCAGCTTGTCAGGGGGCTTTTCACTGGTCAGTGAAGGCAATAAAGACGCGCCAGATATTGAACCGATAAAGGTGACAGGTAGTATCCTTAAAGGCAATACCAAATCAGGGCAAGTATATAGTGACGCGCCTGTTAAGATTGAACAAGGCATGAATCGGTTTGAAGCTTCTAGCATGACCGCCAACCTTGAGACCGGTGAATATGAGTTTGGTCAAGTGGCTGTCGCTTTTACTCCAGCTGAACGCCAAGATAAAGCACTGTTTTGA